In one Brachyhypopomus gauderio isolate BG-103 unplaced genomic scaffold, BGAUD_0.2 sc81, whole genome shotgun sequence genomic region, the following are encoded:
- the LOC143493048 gene encoding uncharacterized protein LOC143493048, producing the protein MPAVAQSSGGCAWVTLGLLALTLRPVASGADPPNCESSFYGHAPPAGVAQSGLRVECHELTDGRSFTTLHDPGSGTAIYTAFHLSPHNGWGRGAAPEGDESWTEDAGEESAVFVPALYKRGRNAAPPAVASPLHKIDSLTAEVVGSRVIPQCSNAGGDVYVQSGVGGLNGFQAGVLWSVACCVVPDGTGSFSEGMIQEGDEELRTVTVKELEELVGVQEMFSGGCGESGGQEVKVAMSFMKEGLDSSQAHNQDLHVAEVGKEQTTRGGEEEETSLHATELEDKPELEETTEAEESSILLRILSSIASILCIPFSVVASTLANLLSRFTYVLWEDATVLAAVPFDSLTLTQNIASDVASGVGGAWDIVYKVGKMGVCSVYNCVSTLSITLLFSCQEGLVGTGTLACDVLGLVIGVLEEGWDVGVAVVGWVGQQLGVYLGTVTSEMMQQSRVVGEGVGTLVWRSQRGVGFLLYMLQGIMGGVVDRTIENVQEAFGGE; encoded by the exons ATGCCGGCCGTAGCACAGAGCAGCGGTGGGTGTGCGTGGGTCACCCTGGGCCTGCTGGCCCTAACGCTCAGACCCGTCGCCTCGGGGGCTGATCCGCCCAACTGCGAGAGCAGCTTCTACGGGCACGCTCCGCCGGCCGGTGTCGCCCAGTCCGGCCTGCGCGTGGAGTGTCACGAGCTGACGGATGGACGATCCTTCACGACGCTCCACGACCCAGGGAGCGGGACCGCCATCTACACGGCCTTCCATCTGAGTCCACACAACGGGTGGGGGAGAGGCGCCGCACCGGAGGGG GATGAAAGTTGGACAGAAGACGCTGGTGAAGAGTCTGCTGTGTTTGTGCCAGCCCTGTACAAGAGGGGGCGAAATGCAGCTCCACCTGCCGTGGCCTCCCCTCTCCATAAAATAGACTCTCTCACTGCTGAGGTGGTAGGGAGCAGGGTTATACCACAGTGCTCCAATGCAGGGGGGGATGTGTACGTGCAGAGTGGTGTAGGGGGGCTGAACGGGTTCCAGGCAGGGGTGCTGTGGTCAGTGGCGTGTTGCGTGGTGCCGGACGGGACCGGGAGCTTCAGTGAGGGGATGATACAGGAGGGAGACGAGGAGCTGAGGACTGTGACTGTGAAGGAACTGGAGGAGCTGGTGGGAGTCCAGGAGATGTTTTCAGGGGGCTGTGGGGAGAGCGGAGGCCAGGAAGTGAAGGTGGCGATGTCCTTCATGAAAGAGGGTCTAGACAGCAGCCAAGCACACAACCAGGACCTGCATGTGGCTGAGGTGGGCAAGGAGCAGACCACCCgcggaggtgaggaggaggagacgtcGTTACACGCCACGGAGCTCGAAGACAAACCCGAACTCGAGGAGACCACAGAGGCTGAAGAAAGCAGCATCCTGCTCCGCATCCTTTCATCCATCGCCTCCATCCTCTGCATTCCCTTTTCCGTTGTTGCCTCCACCCTCGCCAACCTCCTCTCTCGGTTCACGTATGTCCTGTGGGAGGACGCCACCGTGTTGGCGGCGGTGCCCTTCGACAGCCTCACCCTGACCCAGAACATAGCCTCTGACGTGGCctctggggtggggggtgcaTGGGACATCGTGTACAAAGTGGGCAAGATGGGCGTCTGCTCAGTCTACAACTGCGTGAGCACACTGAGCATTACTCTGTTGTTCTCGTGTCAGGAAGGGCTGGTAGGCACAGGCACACTGGCGTGTGACGTCCTGGGGCTGGTGATCGGGGTGCTGGAGGAGGGCTGGGATGTGGGCGTGGCTGTGGTGGGGTGGGTAGGCCAGCAGCTGGGGGTATACCTGGGCACCGTGACCTCTGAGATGATGCAGCAGTCGCGGGTAGTGGGAGAGGGGGTGGGGACTCTGGTCTGGAGGAGTCAAAGGGGGGTGGGTTTCCTGCTTTACATGCTGCAGGGTATAATGGGAGGGGTGGTGGATCGTACCATAGAAAATGTCCAGGAGGCTTTTGGAGGAGAGTGA
- the abhd16a gene encoding phosphatidylserine lipase ABHD16A: protein MAGLVWLRCFLGPNLHRIHRLPDQPRPEGRAARRGWDYQPRSLERHTDSIIGWALALWSLSYYSSPLILCYLYRKGYICSSKLVPLSQYVGTALVCLLGVACLRGWGRWRNSEYLQFITILEETRKNRNPSNKKKLASYDFDFSHWPVDFCWKEVSNPKLSKAGVSLLKPEPKHRGSADSLLSSVRTLPCHVISYLIAHSFGRRMLYPGSVGLLQKAMRPMLLQGQARLIEEYDGQRNKLVACDGNEIDTMFVDRRGNRGPNGKTLVICCEGNAGFYEVGCMNTPLDGGYSVLGWNHPGFAGSTGVPFPQNEANAMDVVIQFAVHKLGFQLSDIVVYAWSIGGFTASWAVMSYPEIRAVVLDASFDDLLPLALKVMPDSWRPLVTHTVRKYMNLNNAEQLCKYQGPVLLIRRTKDEIITTTEPEDIMSNRGNNLLLRLLQYRYPKVMTEDSVRAVRQWLSAGSQVEEASVYTSFEVDGDWCLSVLQSYQADRETPFPWSVGEDMTLEGRRQLALFLARKYMRNFETTHCTPLPISEFHTPWKL, encoded by the exons ATGGCCGGCTTGGTATGGCTTCGTTGCTTTCTTGGGCCCAATCTACACAGAATTCACCGTCTACCGGACCAGCCCCGACCCGAGGGCAGAGCGGCGAGGCGG GGTTGGGATTACCAACCTAGAAGTCTggaaagacacacagacagtatCATTGGTTGG GCTTTGGCGCTGTGGTCCCTGTCCTACTACAGTTCGCCTCTCATTCTCTGCTATCTCTACAGGAAAG GGTATATCTGCAGCAGTAAGCTGGTTCCACTTAGCCAGTACGTTGGCACAGCGCTCGTCTGTTTGCTGGGCGTGGCGTGTTTGAGAG GCTGGGGTCGCTGGAGAAACTCTGAGTATCTTCAGTTCATCACAATTCTGGAGGAGACCAGGAAAAACCGCAACCCTAGCAACAAG AAAAAACTTGCCAGCTATGACTTCGACTTCTCACACTGGCCAGTAGACTTTTGCTGGAAAGAAGTCAGCAATCC GAAGTTGTCAAAGGCGGGCGTGTCCCTGCTGAAGCCCGAGCCCAAGCACAGAGGGTCAGCGGACAGCCTGCTCAGTTCAGTGCGAACACTACCATGCCATGTtatcag ctaCCTCATCGCACACTCGTTCGGCCGGAGGATGCTGTATCCGGGCTCTGTAGGTCTGCTGCAAAAGGCCATGAGACCCATGCTGCTGCAAGGCCAGGCCAGGCTCATCGAGGAG TACGACGGCCAGAGGAACAAGCTCGTGGCGTGCGATGGCAACGAAATCGACACCATGTTCGTGGACCGCCGGGGAAACAGAGGACCAAATGGCAAAACTCTG GTGATCTGCTGTGAGGGAAATGCTGGCTTCTATGAGGTGGGCTGCATGAACACACCCCTGGATG GTGGCTACTCCGTCCTGGGCTGGAACCATCCAGGTTTCGCAGGCAGCACG ggCGTGCCGTTCCCGCAGAACGAGGCCAACGCGATGGATGTAGTGATTCAGTTCGCTGTGCACAAGTTGGGCTTTCAGTTGAGCGACATTGTTGTGTATGCCTGGTCCATAGGCGGTTTCACAG CCAGCTGGGCAGTGATGTCATACCCTGAGATCCGAGCAGTGGTTCTAGATGCCTCATTTGATGACCTCTTGCCCTTGGCCCTAAAGGTCATGCCAGACAGTTGGA GACCACTGGTGACCCACACAGTTAGGAAATACATGAACTTAAATAATGCTGAGCAACTTTGCAA GTACCAGGGACCAGTTCTGTTGATCAGAAGAACCAAAGATGAAATCATCACAACCAC GGAGCCAGAGGACATCATGTCGAATAGGGGAAACAACCTGCTGCTCAGACTGCTTCAGTACAG GTATCCTAAAGTCATGACTGAGGACAGTGTCCGGGCGGTCAGACAGTGGCTCTCAGCTGGTTCGCAGGTGGAAGAAG CGTCTGTGTACACCAGCTTCGAGGTGGACGGCGACTGGTGTCTGTCTGTGCTCCAGTCCTACCAGGCCGACAGGGAGACGCCGTTCCCCTGGAGTGTGG GCGAAGACATGACGCTGGAAGGCAGACGGCAGCTTGCTCTCTTCCTG GCCCGGAAGTACATGAGGAATTTTGAGACAACACATTGCACTCCGCTCCCTATATCCGAGTTCCACACCCCCTGGAAGCTGTAG
- the ino80e gene encoding INO80 complex subunit E isoform X1 gives MCISTDMNGQAELDVDYKRKYKNLKRKLKFLVYEQECFQEELRRAQRKLLKVSRDKSFLLDRLLQYERVDEDSSDSDATASSDSEGEGPREREREAGKRRRSPGILPLPSSSSPHLSLLSRSGASSLQASTPSQYLNTLPFPPDYLAPSAERVKKERKAKPTKQKKEPAGKVVPTLASNYPAGSAVSAGASGPFSWVPRQMLSGDTAEEEGESDGESDGGEEERGEGEEAELVIDIPNE, from the exons ATGTGCATTTCCACAG ACATGAACGGACAGGCTGAATTAGACGTGGATTACAAGCGGAAATATAAAAACCTGAAGCGAAAACTGAAATTTTTGGTTTAC GAGCAAGAATGTTTTCAAGAGGAACTGAGAAGGGCCCAGAGAAAGCTGTTAAAAGTATCCAGAGACAAAAG CTTCCTGCTGGACCGACTGTTGCAGTATGAACGTGTGGATGAGGACTCTTCGG ACTCGGATGCCACAGCCTCTTCAGACAGTGAGGGAGAAGGAcccagagaaagggagagggaggcaggGAAAAG GAGAAGGAGTCCTGGCATTCTGCCCCTTCCTTCATCCTcatccccccatctctctctcctctctcgctCCGGGGCCAGCTCTCTTCAGGCGTCCACACCCTCGCAGTATCTCAACACC TTACCCTTCCCTCCTGACTATTTGGCTCCCTCTGCTGAGCGAgtgaagaaagagagaaaagcaaaaccaaccaaacaaaagaaagagccAGCAggaaag GTGGTGCCTACCTTGGCGTCAAACTACCCGGCAGGGAGTGCTGTGTCCGCGGGAGCATCGGGCCCCTTCAGCTGGGTCCCGCGACAGATGCTGAGCGGAGACACGGCCGAGGAGGAGGGCGAGAGCGATGGAGAGAGCgacggaggagaggaggagcggGGTGAGGGTGAAGAAGCAGAGCTAGTCATCGACATCCCCAACGAGTGA
- the LOC143493091 gene encoding zinc-binding protein A33, whose translation MYNSHTKDTNNNCNKSLLNDRKDKLIKEIKRIKHEIEECHEAERDTYVEALDVESQFDSMEREIRAEFQNLHRFLDEEEERDVERLRKEKNRHMKLLQEREKKISIQARDLERAIDTLNCKLREEDSPKLLKEIKDLLKRCEVNFIRPAPVDIEICSGQFVGPIQYRIWKHMKASLYPDISMLTFDPETAHPLLHLSADNMAVSFEEEEEPGEKPNSPKRFHYYYSVLGQQSFTYGRHYWEVEVRGKTAWRVGVVREDVPRGAMDTSTEADGLWTLTLRNRRVMACTFPEATTLRCATPPARLGVFLDCDREEVCFYDATTMVALFCYSMGTVPVPVFPFFNPCDLDDGKNCAPISIFRPAL comes from the exons ATGTACAACAGTCATACTAAGGATACAAACAACAACTGCAACAAGTCCCTTCTCAATGACCGCAAG GATAAACTGATTAAGGAAATTAAGAGGATTAAACATGAAATTGAGGAATGTCACGAGGCTGAGAGGGACACTTATGTGGAGGCCTTGGACGTGGAG AGTCAGTTTGACAGCATGGAGCGGGAGATCCGAGCAGAGTTTCAGAACCTCCACCGCTTCctggatgaggaggaggagcgggATGTAGAGCGGCTGAGGAAGGAGAAGAACAGACACATGAAGCTCCTGCAGGAGAGGGAAAAGAAGATCTCCATACAGGCCAGGGACTTGGAGAGGGCCATCGATACTCTTAACTGCAagctgagggaggaagacagcCCCAAACTGCTAAAG GAAATCAAGGATCTGCTGAAAAG aTGTGAGGTCAATTTCATCCGTCCGGCCCCTGTAGACATTGAGATTTGCTCGGGCCAGTTTGTGGGCCCGATCCAGTACAGGATCTGGAAGCACATGAAGGCGTCTCTCTACCCAG ACATATCCATGTTGACCTTTGACCCAGAGACAGCTCACCCCCTGCTCCACCTGTCGGCCGACAATATGGCGGTCAGCttcgaggaagaggaagagccaGGTGAGAAGCCTAACAGCCCGAAACGCTTCCATTACTACTACAGCGTGCTGGGCCAGCAGAGCTTCACCTACGGCCGCCACTACTGGGAGGTGGAAGTGCGGGGCAAGACGGCATGGCGGGTGGGCGTGGTGCGTGAGGACGTTCCCCGCGGCGCCATGGACACCTCCACGGAGGCGGACGGACTGTGGACGCTGACGCTGCGGAACCGGCGTGTGATGGCGTGCACGTTTCCCGAGGCCACGACGTTGAGGTGCGCCACCCCGCCCGCCCGCCTGGGTGTCTTCCTAGACTGCGACAGGGAGGAGGTGTGCTTCTACGATGCCACCACCATGGTGGCGCTCTTCTGCTACTCCATGGGCACCGTGCCCGTGCCCGTCTTCCCGTTCTTCAACCCATGCGACTTGGACGACGGCAAGAACTGTGCCCCGATCTCCATCTTCCGACCCGCGCTCTGA
- the ino80e gene encoding INO80 complex subunit E isoform X2: MNGQAELDVDYKRKYKNLKRKLKFLVYEQECFQEELRRAQRKLLKVSRDKSFLLDRLLQYERVDEDSSDSDATASSDSEGEGPREREREAGKRRRSPGILPLPSSSSPHLSLLSRSGASSLQASTPSQYLNTLPFPPDYLAPSAERVKKERKAKPTKQKKEPAGKVVPTLASNYPAGSAVSAGASGPFSWVPRQMLSGDTAEEEGESDGESDGGEEERGEGEEAELVIDIPNE, from the exons ATGAACGGACAGGCTGAATTAGACGTGGATTACAAGCGGAAATATAAAAACCTGAAGCGAAAACTGAAATTTTTGGTTTAC GAGCAAGAATGTTTTCAAGAGGAACTGAGAAGGGCCCAGAGAAAGCTGTTAAAAGTATCCAGAGACAAAAG CTTCCTGCTGGACCGACTGTTGCAGTATGAACGTGTGGATGAGGACTCTTCGG ACTCGGATGCCACAGCCTCTTCAGACAGTGAGGGAGAAGGAcccagagaaagggagagggaggcaggGAAAAG GAGAAGGAGTCCTGGCATTCTGCCCCTTCCTTCATCCTcatccccccatctctctctcctctctcgctCCGGGGCCAGCTCTCTTCAGGCGTCCACACCCTCGCAGTATCTCAACACC TTACCCTTCCCTCCTGACTATTTGGCTCCCTCTGCTGAGCGAgtgaagaaagagagaaaagcaaaaccaaccaaacaaaagaaagagccAGCAggaaag GTGGTGCCTACCTTGGCGTCAAACTACCCGGCAGGGAGTGCTGTGTCCGCGGGAGCATCGGGCCCCTTCAGCTGGGTCCCGCGACAGATGCTGAGCGGAGACACGGCCGAGGAGGAGGGCGAGAGCGATGGAGAGAGCgacggaggagaggaggagcggGGTGAGGGTGAAGAAGCAGAGCTAGTCATCGACATCCCCAACGAGTGA
- the vars1 gene encoding valine--tRNA ligase: protein MDSLYVSSHPDDFRSLLVRVAAEYSPTPPRTLTEEPPAEVARSRPALQVGGDQTAVLCGAGAVSWYLTALGGRTGHGAKQESQVWQWLSFAENELTPVACAAVFPLLGVLSMDKKMQQSSCAELLRVLKVLDQVLESRTYLVGEDVTLADMNVAMAALLPFKYVLEPTDRKSLVNVSRWFDTCVHQPQFLKVLGKIPLCEKMGPVSPTSTCVAGANDAAASHTATHDAPVTGPPKTEAQLKKEAKKKEKMEKFQQKKEMEEKKKQMQSQTEKKAKPEKKELGVITYNVPTPAGEKKDVLSPLPDSYSPQYVEAAWYPWWEKQGFFKPEYGRKSISEPNPRGIFMMCIPPPNVTGSLHLGHALTNAIQDCLTRWHRMRGETTLWNPGCDHAGIATQVVVEKKLMRERAMSRHDLGRERFVQEVWKWKEEKGDRIYHQLKKLGSSLDWDRACFTMDPKLSFAVQEAFIRMHEEGVIYRSKRLVNWSCTLNSAISDIEVDKKELAGRTLLPVPGYKEKVEFGVLVSFSYKIEGSDEEVVVATTRIETMLGDTAVAVHPDDSRYKHLKGKVVVHPFCDRKLPIVFDDFVDMNFGTGAVKITPAHDHNDYEVGERHKLPFINIMDENGFLINVPPPFLGMRRFEARHAVLQALKDRGQFKEIKDNPMVVPVCSRSKDIVEPLLKPQWYVDCTDMGKRAADAVRSGELKIIPEHHLKTWFNWMDNIRDWCISRQLWWGHRIPAYFITVNDPSVKPGEDVDGHYWVSGRSEEEAKEKAAQRFNVTVDKISLRQDEDVLDTWFSSGIFPFSIFGWPNECEDLSVFYPGTLLETGHDILFFWVARMVMMGLKLTGKLPFKEVYLHAVVRDAHGRKMSKSLGNVIDPLDVITGISLEGLHAQLKDSNLDPVEIEKAKQGQKSDYPSGIPECGTDALRFALCAYTSQGRDINLDVNRILGYRHFCNKLWNAVKFAMRTLGEDFVPCERAQLCGDESVVDRWILSRLCLAVRLCGNGFQDYDFPAITTAIYNFWLYELCDIYLESVKPVFSRTDPEGQKQAGVCRQALYTCLEVGLRLLAPIMPFVSEELFQRLPRRCPQHCPPSISVTPYPESSEFCWHSEELDRQMELVMTVVRTIRSLRADYNLTKTRADCYLQCIDSATTSLVEKYSLQIQTLSYSQAVHPVTGDDGSIPEGCAVAIASDKCTVHFLLKGLIDVEKELAKLKVKSGDLERQLEKLQERMEKSDYREKVPAKVQELDGEKLRQNQTELQKVKEAMENFTRML, encoded by the exons ATGGACTCTCTATACGTGTCCTCCCACCCTGACGACTTCAGGAGTCTCCTGGTCCGGGTCGCTGCCGAGTACAGCCCGACCCCTCCACGCACCCTCACCGAGGAGCCGCCTGCCGAGGTGGCCCGTTCCCGGCCGGCGCTGCAGGTGGGCGGGGACCAGACCGCGGTGCTGTGTGGCGCCGGCGCGGTGAGCTGGTACCTCACGGCTCTGGGGGGCAGGACGGGCCACGGCGCCAAGCAGGAGAGTCAGGTGTGGCAGTGGCTGAGCTTCGCGGAAAACGAGCTGACGCCTGTGGCCTGTGCCGCGGTCTTCCCTCTGCTAGGAGTGCTGAGCATGGacaagaag ATGCAGCAGAGTTCTTGTGCCGAGCTGCTGCGTGTCCTGAAGGTTCTGGATCAGGTGCTAGAATCACGGACATACCTGGTTGGAGAGGACGTGACACTGGCAGATATGAACGTTGCTATGGCAGCATTGCTGCCTTTCAAATAT GTTCTGGAGCCCACAGACAGGAAATCGCTGGTAAATGTGAGTAGGTGGTTCGATACGTGCGTGCACCAGCCCCAGTTCTTGAAGGTTCTGGGAAAAATCCCGCTCTGTGAGAAAATGGGACCCGTGTCGCCCACATCTACCTGCGTTGCCGGTGCCAACGATGCTGCTGCCTCCCACACCGCTACCCATGATGCTCCTGTCACCG GTCCGCCCAAGACGGAAGCCCAGCTGAAAAAGGAGGccaaaaagaaagagaagatgGAGAAGTTCCAGCAGaagaaggagatggaggagaagaagaagcagATGCAGTCTCAGACTGAG aAGAAGGCCAAACCGGAGAAGAAGGAGCTGGGAGTGATCACGTACAACGTCCCCACCCCAGCCGGAGAGAAGAAAG ATGTGCTGAGCCCTCTGCCAGACTCCTATAGCCCACAGTACGTAGAGGCAGCCTGGTATCCCTGGTGGGAGAAACAGGGGTTCTTCAAGCCAGAGTATGGG CGGAAGAGCATCAGTGAACCTAACCCTCGTGGGATCTTTATGATGTGTATCCCTCCGCCTAACGTGACTGGGTCTCTTCATTTGGGCCACGCCTTAACCAATGCCATTCAGGACTGCTTGACCAGATG GCACCGTATGAGAGGCGAGACGACGCTGTGGAACCCCGGCTGTGACCACGCTGGCATCGCCAcccaggtggtggtggagaagaAGCTGATGAGGGAGCGGGCCATGAGTCGCCATGACCTGGGCCGCGAACGCTTCGTCCAGGAGGTCTGGAAGTGGAAGGAGGA AAAGGGAGATCGTATCTACCACCAGTTAAAGAAACTCGGCTCTTCACTGGACTGGGACAGGGCATGTTTCACCATGGATCCT AAGCTGTCGTTTGCCGTTCAGGAGGCCTTCATTCGCATGCACGAGGAGGGCGTGATCTACCGCAGCAAGAGGCTTGTCAACTGGTCCTGCACGCTCAACTCTGCCATCTCTGACATAGAG GTGGATAAGAAGGAGCTGGCTGGCAGGACTCTCCTCCCTGTGCCTGGCTataaggagaaggtggagtttgGAGTGCTGGTCTCCTTTTCCTACAAGATCGAGGGTTCAG ATGAGGAAGTCGTGGTGGCAACCACACGTATCGAGACCATGTTGGGAGACACAGCCGTGGCCGTTCACCCTGACGACTCCAGATACAAG CACCTAAAAGGGAAAGTGGTTGTTCACCCGTTCTGCGACCGTAAACTGCCCATTGTGTTTGATGACTTCGTGGACATGAACTTCGGAACAG GTGCGGTGAAGATCACACCGGCGCATGACCACAACGACTACGAGGTGGGCGAGAGGCACAAGCTGCCCTTCATAAACATCATGGATGAGAATGGCTTCCTCATCAACGTTCCTCCTCCATTCCTG GGGATGAGGCGCTTTGAAGCACGGCACGCTGTACTGCAAGCCCTGAAGGACAGAGGCCAGTTCAAGGAGATCAAAGACAATCCCATGGTGGTGCCTGtatgcag tCGGTCGAAGGACATTGTGGAGCCGCTGCTGAAGCCTCAGTGGTATGTGGACTGCACAGATATGGGCAAACGGGCAGCAGACGCTGTCAGGAGCGGCGAGCTGAAGATCATTCCAGAACACCACCTCAAAACTTGGTTCAACTGGATGGACAACATCAG GGATTGGTGTATCTCGCGTCAGCTATGGTGGGGTCACCGGATCCCTGCGTATTTCATTACAGTGAATGACCCCTCAGTCAAACCAGGAGAG gatgtagATGGTCATTATTGGGTCAGTGGGCGCTCTGAAGAAGAAGCCAAAGAGAAGGCAGCCCAACGCTTCAATGTCACTGTGGACAAAATTTCTCTACGccagg atgaggATGTGCTGGACACTTGGTTCTCCTCTGGAATATTCCCCTTCTCCATCTTTGGATGGCCAAATGAA tgtgaggatCTGAGTGTGTTCTACCCAGGCACCCTGTTGGAGACCGGCCACGATATTCTCTTCTTCTGGGTGGCGCGTATGGTCATGATGGGCCTTAAACTCACGGGCAAACTCCCCTTCAAAGAG GTGTATCTGCATGCTGTGGTTCGGGATGCCCACGGCAGGAAGATGAGCAAGTCTCTGGGTAACGTCATCGATCCCCTAGACGTCATCACCGGCATCTCGCTGGAG ggtctcCATGCTCAACTGAAGGACAGCAATCTGGACCCAGTGGAGATAGAGAAGGCGAAACAGGGACAG AAATCTGACTACCCCAGTGGAATCCCAGAGTGTGGGACGGACGCTCTCCGGTTTGCCTTGTGTGCCTACACCAGCCAAG GGAGGGACATTAACCTGGATGTGAACAGAATCCTGGGCTACAGGCACTTCTGTAACAAGCTGTGGAACGCTGTGAAGTTTGCCATGAGGACTCTGGGGGAGGACTTTGTGCCCTGTGAGCGGGCCCAG CTGTGTGGTGACGAGAGCGTGGTTGACCGCTGGATCCTGTCCCGCCTGTGCTTGGCCGTCCGCCTGTGCGGGAACGGTTTCCAGGACTACGACTTCCCCGCCATCACCACGGCCATCTACAACTTCTGGCTTTACGAGTTGTGCGACATCTATTTG gagagcgTGAAGCCGGTGTTCAGCAGGACAGACCCTGAGGGCCAGAAGCAGGCGGGCGTTTGCAGACAGGCCCTCTACACCTGCCTGGAGGTGGGGCTTCGTCTCCTGGCTCCCATCATGCCCTTCGTCTCCGAGGAGCTTTTCCAGCGGCTGCCACGGCGATGCCCTCAGCACTGCCCCCCAAGCATCAGCGTCACCCCTTACCCAGAGAGCTCGGAG TTTTGCTGGCACAGTGAGGAGCTGGACCGGCAGATGGAGTTGGTGATGACTGTGGTCAGAACCATCCGATCCCTCCGGGCCGACTACAACCTCACCAAGACGCGCGCTGACT GTTACCTGCAGTGTATAGACTCCGCCACCACGTCCCTCGTGGAGAAGTACAGTCTACAGATCCAGACCCTCTCTTACTCTCAGGCAGTCCACCCCGTCACCGGGGACGACGGCAGCATCCCAGAGGGCTGTGCGGTGGCCATCGCTTCCGACAAATGCACCGTTCATTTCCTGCTGAAG GGCTTGATCGATGTGGAGAAGGAACTGGCCAAGTTGAAGGTGAAGAGTGGTGACCTGGAGAGGCAGCTGGAGAAGCTGCAGGAGAGGATGGAGAAGAGCGACTACCGCGAGAAGGTCCCGGCCAAGGTGCAGGAGCTGGACGGCGAGAAG ctGAGGCAGAACCAGACAGAACTCCAGAAGGTGAAGGAAGCCATGGAGAACTTCACACGCATGCTGTGA
- the ino80e gene encoding INO80 complex subunit E isoform X3 — MCISTDMNGQAELDVDYKRKYKNLKRKLKFLVYEQECFQEELRRAQRKLLKVSRDKSFLLDRLLQYERVDEDSSDSDATASSDSEGEGPREREREAGKRRRSPGILPLPSSSSPHLSLLSRSGASSLQASTPSQYLNTVVPTLASNYPAGSAVSAGASGPFSWVPRQMLSGDTAEEEGESDGESDGGEEERGEGEEAELVIDIPNE; from the exons ATGTGCATTTCCACAG ACATGAACGGACAGGCTGAATTAGACGTGGATTACAAGCGGAAATATAAAAACCTGAAGCGAAAACTGAAATTTTTGGTTTAC GAGCAAGAATGTTTTCAAGAGGAACTGAGAAGGGCCCAGAGAAAGCTGTTAAAAGTATCCAGAGACAAAAG CTTCCTGCTGGACCGACTGTTGCAGTATGAACGTGTGGATGAGGACTCTTCGG ACTCGGATGCCACAGCCTCTTCAGACAGTGAGGGAGAAGGAcccagagaaagggagagggaggcaggGAAAAG GAGAAGGAGTCCTGGCATTCTGCCCCTTCCTTCATCCTcatccccccatctctctctcctctctcgctCCGGGGCCAGCTCTCTTCAGGCGTCCACACCCTCGCAGTATCTCAACACC GTGGTGCCTACCTTGGCGTCAAACTACCCGGCAGGGAGTGCTGTGTCCGCGGGAGCATCGGGCCCCTTCAGCTGGGTCCCGCGACAGATGCTGAGCGGAGACACGGCCGAGGAGGAGGGCGAGAGCGATGGAGAGAGCgacggaggagaggaggagcggGGTGAGGGTGAAGAAGCAGAGCTAGTCATCGACATCCCCAACGAGTGA